A single region of the Stigmatopora argus isolate UIUO_Sarg chromosome 6, RoL_Sarg_1.0, whole genome shotgun sequence genome encodes:
- the myhb gene encoding myosin heavy chain, fast skeletal muscle, whose translation MSDPEMECFGPASVYLRKPERERIEAQNTPFDAKTAYFVTEPAEMYLKGKLIKKEGGKATVETLVGKKSLTVKEDEIFPMNPPKYDKIEDMAMMTHLSEPSVLYNLKERYAAWMIYTYSGLFCVTVNPYKWLPVYDTVVVSGYRGKKRIEAPPHIFSISDNAYQFMLQDKENQSILITGESGAGKTVNTKRVIQYFATIAVAGGKKAEQSQSKMQGSLEDQIIAANPLLESYGNAKTVRNDNSSRFGKFIRIHFGTTGKLASADIETYLLEKSRVTFQLSAERSYHIFYQLMTGHKPDLIEALLITTNPYDYPMVSQGEITVKSINDVEEFIATDTAIDILGFNADEKAAMYKLTGAVMHHGNMKFKQKQREEQAEPDGTEVADKISYLMGLNSADLLKALCYPRVKVGNEFVTKGQTVPQVNNSVSALSKSVYEKMFLWMVVRINEMLDTKQPRSFFIGVLDIAGFEIFDFNSLEQLCINFTNEKLQQFFNHHMFVLEQEEYKKEGIEWEFIDFGMDLAACIELIEKPMGIFSILEEECMFPKASDTTFKNKLYDQHLGKSAPFQKPKPAKGKAEAHFSLVHYAGTVDYNINGWLDKNKDPLNDSVIQLYQKSSVKLLALLYAAHAGTEDAGAKKGKKKGGSFQTVSALFRENLGKLMTNLRSTHPHFVRCLIPNESKTPGLMENFLVIHQLRCNGVLEGIRICRKGFPSRILYGDFKQRYKVLNASVIPEGQFIDNKKASEKLLGSIDVDHTQYKFGHTKVFFKAGLLGTLEEMRDEKLAILVTMTQALCRGYVMRKEFVKMMARREAIYSIQYNIRSFTNVKHWPWMKLYFKIKPLLKSAEQEKEMANMKEDFQKTKEDLSKALAKKKELEEKMVSLLQEKNDLQLQIQSEGETLADAEERCEGLIKAKIQLEAKVKEASERLEDEEEVNAELTAKKRKLEDECSELKKDIDDLELTLAKVEKEKHATENKVKNLTEEMATLDESIAKLTKEKKALQEAHQQTLDDLQAEEDKVNTLTKAKTKLEQQVDDLEGSLEQEKKIRMDLERSKRKLEGDLKLAHETIMDLENDKQQSDEKIKKRDFETSQLLGKIEDEQSLGVQHQKKIKELQARIEELEEEIEAERAARAKVEKQRSDLSRELEEISERLEEAGGATSVQIEMNKKRESEFQKLRRDLEESTLQHEATAAALRKKQADSVAELGEQIDNLQRVKQKLEKEKSEYKMEIDDLSSNMENVSKSKTNLEKMCRTLEDQLSELKSKNDEHVRQLNDVGVQRARLQTEHGEISRQLEEKEALISQLTRSKQANMQQIEELKRHVEEEVKSKNALAHAVQSSRHDCDLLREQYEEELEAKAELQRAMSKANSEVAQWRTKYETDAIQRTEELEEAKKKLAQRLQDAEESIEAVNAKCSSLEKTKQRLQCEVEDLMIDVERANSLAASLDKKQRNFDKVLAEWKQKFEESQAELEGAQKEARSLSTEMFKMKNSYEEALDHLETLKRENKNLQQEISDLTDQIGQNGKTIHELEKSKKIVETEKSELQSSLEEAEATLEHEESKILRIQLELTQVKGEIDRKLAEKDEEMEQIKRSSQRVIEAMQTTLDAEIRSRNDALRLKKKMEGDLNEMEIQLSHANRQAAEAQKQLRNVQGQLKDAQLHLDEAIRGQEEMREQVAMVERRNNLMLAEIEELRAALEQTDRSRKVAEAELVDASERVTLLHSQNTSLINTKKKLEADLVQVQGEVEDAVQESRNADEKAKKAITDAAMMAEELKKEQDTSSHLERMKKNMEVTVKDLQHRLDEAETLALKGGKKQLQKLEARVRELESEVDAEQRRGAEAIKGVRKYERRVKELTYQTDEDKKNIHRLQDLVDKLQLKVKAYKRQSEEAEEQANTHLTRYRKVQHEMEEAQERADIAESQVNKLRAKSREMVKSKDAEE comes from the exons ATGAGCGACCCAGAAATGGAGTGTTTTGGCCCGGCGTCGGTTTACCTCCGGAAGCCAGAACGTGAGCGTATTGAAGCTCAGAACACCCCATTTGATGCCAAAACAGCTTACTTTGTTACTGAGCCCGCCGAGATGTACCTCAAGGGCAAACTGATCAAGAAAGAAGGTGGTAAAGCTACAGTGGAAACGCTCGTGGGAAAG AAGAGTCTCACTGTAAAGGAGGATGAAATCTTCCCCATGAATCCACCCAAGTATGACAAGATTGAGGACATGGCCATGATGACCCACCTCAGTGAGCCTTCCGTGCTGTATAACCTCAAAGAGCGTTACGCAGCATGGATGATCTAC accTACTCTGGGCTGTTTTGTGTCACTGTGAACCCCTACAAGTGGCTCCCGGTGTACGATACAGTTGTGGTATCAGGATACAGAGGAAAAAAGAGGATTGAGGCCCCACCCCACATTTTCTCCATCTCTGACAATGCCTATCAGTTCATGCTCCAAG ATAAGGAAAACCAGTCCATTCTGATTAC TGGAGAATCCGGTGCAGGAAAGACTGTGAACACCAAACGTGTCATCCAGTACTTTGCGACAATCGCAGTGGCTGGAGGAAAGAAGGCTGAGCAAAGTCAAAGCAAAATGCAG GGATCACTGGAAGACCAAATCATTGCAGCTAACCCTTTGCTGGAATCCTATGGTAATGCCAAGACTGTGAGGAATGACAATTCATCACGTTTC GGTAAATTCATCAGGATTCATTTTGGAACCACCGGCAAGCTGGCTTCAGCTGATATTGAGACAT ACCTGCTGGAGAAGTCTCGTGTGACCTTCCAGCTGTCTGCTGAGAGGAGCTACCACATCTTCTATCAGCTCATGACTGGGCACAAACCCGATCTGATTG AGGCACTCCTGATCACAACAAATCCTTATGACTACCCTATGGTCAGCCAGGGTGAAATCACTGTCAAGAGTATCAATGATGTTGAAGAATTTATCGCAACTGAT ACTGCCATCGACATTTTGGGATTCAACGCAGATGAGAAAGCAGCAATGTACAAACTCACTGGAGCTGTGATGCATCATGGCAACATGAAGTTTAAGCAGAAGCAAAGAGAGGAGCAGGCTGAGCCTGATGGCACTGAGG TGGCTGATAAAATCTCCTACCTCATGGGTCTGAACTCTGCTGACCTGCTCAAAGCTCTGTGCTATCCCAGAGTGAAGGTCGGAAATGAATTTGTGACGAAAGGCCAGACTGTGCCACAG GTGAACAATTCAGTCTCAGCTCTCAGCAAATCAGTCTATGAGAAAATGTTCTTGTGGATGGTGGTCAGGATCAATGAGATGCTGGATACAAAGCAGCCCAGAAGCTTCTTCATTGGTGTCTTGGACATTGCTGGTTTTGAGATCTTTGAT TTCAACAGCTTGGAGCAGCTCTGCATCAACTTCACCAATGAGAAACTGCAACAGTTTTTCAATCACCACATGTTCGTCCTGGAGCAAGAGGAGTACAAGAAAGAAGGAATTGAGTGGGAGTTCATTGACTTCGGTATGGACTTGGCTGCCTGCATTGAGCTTATTGAGAAG CCAATGGGCATCTTCTCCATCCTTGAAGAGGAGTGCATGTTCCCTAAGGCTTCAGACACCACCTTTAAGAACAAACTGTACGACCAGCATCTTGGCAAAAGCGCCCCCTTCCAGAAGCCCAAGCCTGCCAAAGGCAAAGCTGAGGCCCACTTTTCTCTTGTTCACTATGCTGGCACTGTTGACTACAATATCAATGGCTGGCTGGACAAGAACAAGGACCCCCTGAATGACTCTGTCATTCAGCTGTACCAGAAGTCATCCGTGAAGCTTTTGGCTCTCCTCTATGCTGCACATGCTGGAACTGAGG ATGCCGGTGCCAAAAAGGGCAAGAAGAAGGGTGGCTCCTTCCAGACTGTATCAGCTCTTTTCAGA GAGAATCTGGGCAAGCTGATGACTAACTTGAGAAGCACCCATCCTCACTTTGTGCGTTGTTTGATTCCAAATGAGTCAAAGACTCCAG GTTTGATGGAGAACTTCCTGGTCATCCATCAGCTGAGATGTAATGGTGTGCTGGAGGGTATCAGAATTTGCAGAAAGGGATTCCCCAGCAGAATCCTCTATGGTGACTTCAAGCAGAG ATACAAAGTATTGAATGCAAGTGTGATTCCTGAGGGACAATTCATTGACAACAAAAAGGCTTCAGAGAAACTCTTGGGCTCTATTGATGTTGACCATACTCAGTACAAATTTGGACACACAAAG GTGTTCTTCAAAGCTGGTCTGCTGGGTACCCTTGAGGAGATGCGAGATGAAAAACTTGCAATCCTGGTTACCATGACACAGGCTCTCTGCAGAGGTTACGTCATGAGGAAGGAGTTTGTTAAGATGATGGCGAGGAG AGAGGCCATCTACTCCATCCAGTACAACATTCGCTCATTCACGAATGTCAAGCACTGGCCGTGGATGAAACTGTACTTCAAGATTAAGCCTCTCCTGAAGAGCGCGGAACAAGAAAAGGAGATGGCCAACATGAAAGAAGACTTCCAAAAAACCAAGGAGGACCTCTCGAAGGCATTAGCCAAGAAGAAGGAACTGGAGGAGAAGATGGTTTCTcttctgcaagaaaaaaatgacttgcaGCTCCAAATTCAGTCT GAGGGGGAAACTCTTGCTGATGCTGAGGAGCGGTGCGAAGGGCTCATCAAAGCCAAAATCCAGCTTGAGGCCAAGGTCAAAGAGGCTTCTGAGAGGCTGGAAGATGAGGAAGAGGTCAATGCTGAGCTGACAGCGAAGAAGAGGAAGCTGGAGGATGAGTGCTCCGAGTTGAAGAAAGACATTGATGACTTGGAACTTACCCTGGCTAAAGTAGAGAAGGAGAAGCACGCCACGGAGAACAAG GTCAAAAACCTGACTGAGGAGATGGCCACTCTTGATGAGTCCATTGCCAAGTTGACCAAAGAGAAGAAAGCCCTCCAAGAGGCACATCAGCAGACACTGGATGACCTTCAGGCAGAAGAAGACAAAGTCAACACCCTGACTAAGGCCAAGACTAAGCTGGAGCAGCAAGTGGATGAC CTTGAGGGATCTCTGGAGCAAGAAAAGAAGATCCGCATGGATCTTGAGCGATCCAAGAGGAAGCTGGAAGGAGATCTGAAGCTGGCCCATGAGACCATCATGGATCTGGAAAATGACAAGCAGCAGTCTGATGAGAAAATCAAGAA GAGGGACTTTGAAACAAGCCAGCTTCTTGGCAAGATTGAGGATGAACAATCTCTCGGTGTTCAACATCAGAAGAAGATCAAAGAACTTCAG GCCCGCATTgaggagctggaggaggagaTTGAAGCCGAGCGTGCCGCTCGTGCCAAGGTGGAGAAGCAGAGGTCTGATCTCTCCAGGGAACTTGAGGAGATCAGCGAGCGCCTCGAGGAGGCCGGCGGCGCCACCTCGGTCCAGATCGAAATGAACAAGAAGCGCGAGTCCGAGTTCCAGAAGCTCCGTCGTGACCTGGAGGAGTCCACCCTGCAGCATGAGGCCACCGCCGCGGCTCTTCGTAAGAAGCAGGCCGACAGCGTGGCCGAGCTCGGCGAGCAGATCGACAACCTTCAACGCGTCAAGCAGAAGCTGGAGAAGGAGAAGAGTGAATACAAGATGGAGATTGATGACCTCAGCAGCAACATGGAGAATGTCTCCAAATCCAAG ACTAATCTGGAGAAAATGTGCCGCACACTTGAGGATCAACTGAGTGAGCTGAAGAGCAAGAATGACGAACATGTGAGGCAGCTTAATGATGTTGGTGTCCAAAGGGCAAGACTGCAAACAGAACATG GTGAAATCAGCCGCCAGTTGGAGGAAAAAGAGGCTCTTATCTCTCAGCTGACAAGGAGCAAGCAGGCCAACATGCAGCAAATTGAAGAACTTAAGAGGCACGTTGAAGAGGAAGTTAAG TCCAAGAACGCCCTGGCCCACGCTGTTCAGTCTTCTCGCCATGATTGTGACCTGCTCCGAGAGCAGTATGAAGAGGAGCTGGAGGCTAAAGCTGAGCTCCAGCGAGCCATGTCCAAGGCCAACAGCGAGGTTGCTCAATGGAGAACCAAATATGAAACGGATGCTATTCAGCGCACTGAGGAGCTTGAGGAGGCAAA GAAAAAGCTGGCTCAGCGTCTCCAGGACGCCGAGGAGTCCATCGAGGCAGTGAACGCAAAATGTTCCTCTCTGGAAAAGACCAAACAGAGACTTCAATGTGAAGTGGAAGACCTGATGATTGATGTGGAGAGAGCCAACTCTCTGGCTGCCAGCCTTGACAAGAAGCAGAGGAACTTTGACAAA gttcTTGCTGAATGGAAGCAGAAATTCGAAGAGAGCCAGGCAGAGCTGGAGGGGGCTCAGAAGGAGGCCCGCTCTCTCAGCACTGAAATGTTCAAGATGAAGAACTCCTATGAAGAAGCTCTGGACCATCTGGAGACTCTGAAGAGGGAGAACAAAAATCTGCAAC AGGAGATCTCTGACTTAACGGACCAAATCGGCCAGAACGGGAAAACCATTCATGAACTGGAGAAAAGCAAAAAGATTGTGGAAACAGAAAAGTCTGAACTGCAGTCTTCCCTTGAAGAGGCCGAG GCGACTCTTGAGCATGAGGAATCAAAGATTCTTCGCATACAGCTTGAACTGACCCAAGTCAAGGGCGAGATCGACAGAAAGCTTGCAGAGAAGGACGAAGAGATGGAGCAGATCAAGAGGAGCAGCCAGCGAGTAATTGAGGCCATGCAGACCACTTTGGATGCTGAGATCAGGAGCAGGAATGATGCCCTGAGGCTGAAGAAGAAGATGGAGGGAGATCTGAATGAGATGGAGATTCAGCTGAGCCATGCCAACCGCCAGGCCGCCGAGGCCCAGAAACAACTGAGGAACGTCCAAGGACAACTCAAG gacgCTCAACTCCACCTGGATGAGGCTATTAGAGGTCAGGAAGAAATGAGAGAGCAGGTTGCAATGGTGGAGCGCAGGAACAACCTGATGCTGGCTGAAATTGAGGAGCTGAGAGCTGCTTTGGAGCAGACGGACAGAAGCCGCAAAGTGGCTGAAGCCGAGTTGGTTGATGCTAGTGAGCGCGTGACACTGCTGCACTCTCAG aaTACCAGCCTGATCAACACCAAGAAGAAGCTGGAAGCTGATCTTGTACAAGTCCAGGGTGAAGTTGAAGACGCTGTGCAAGAATCAAGAAACGCTGATGAAAAGGCCAAAAAAGCTATCACCGAT GCTGCCATGATGGCAGAGGAGCTGAAGAAGGAGCAGGACACCAGTTCTCATTTGGAGAGGATGAAGAAGAACATGGAGGTTACAGTCAAGGACCTGCAGCACCGTCTGGATGAGGCCGAGACTCTGGCCCTCAAGGGAGGCAAGAAGCAACTCCAGAAACTGGAGGCTCGG GTTCGCGAATTGGAGAGCGAGGTTGACGCTGAGCAAAGGCGTGGTGCCGAGGCCATCAAGGGTGTGCGCAAATACGAGAGAAGAGTTAAGGAGCTGACCTATCAG ACTGATGAGGACAAGAAGAATATCCACAGACTGCAAGATCTGGTTGACAAGCTGCAACTGAAGGTCAAGGCCTACAAGAGGCAGTCAGAGGAGGCT GAGGAGCAGGCCAACACTCACTTGACCAGGTACAGGAAAGTTCAGCATGAGATGGAGGAGGCTCAAGAGAGAGCTGACATTGCTGAGTCCCAGGTCAACAAGCTGAGGGCAAAAAGCCGTGAAATGgttaag TCCAAGGATGCAGAGGAGTGA